In Flavobacterium hankyongi, the genomic window CTTTTTCATTTGGTTTATACGTTAACTGATGTCCGAAAGCCAAGGTTTTATTTCCGTCCACACGTTGGATACGTTGCCAACCGTTAAGAACCAATCCGCTAACAAACCATTTTCCGCTATCAGATGTATAAGATAGTTTTACTCCGCTTTCATAATAAGGGGAGTTGTCTGCCAGCATACTTCTGGTTACATTCCAGCAATCTTTTCCGATGGCACTTTCAAAACCGATGTGGGATGCAAAAATTCCGGCATCTACCCAAAGGTTTTTTGTTTTCGAAAGTTTTACTCCGGCATTAGCTTCATAAATATTTTTTAAAACACCTTCTTCAGCCGTTAAATTGGCATTACTATAGGTTCCGGCCATTAGTGCCAAATTTGCTCTCACGTTATCTTTTTCATAAGCAGCCTTAATAAAACCTAAATTTAAGGCAACTTCATTGTGTCGGTTGTGAGAATAAATAAAACCAGGACGTGTGCTGTTTTCAGGTTGTCCGAAGTCATAAGCATAATAGGTTTCAATATAACCACTTATTTTTAAGGGAT contains:
- a CDS encoding porin, with the protein product MNTKITIITTALFSLGLQAQTDSTKTINPLKISGYIETYYAYDFGQPENSTRPGFIYSHNRHNEVALNLGFIKAAYEKDNVRANLALMAGTYSNANLTAEEGVLKNIYEANAGVKLSKTKNLWVDAGIFASHIGFESAIGKDCWNVTRSMLADNSPYYESGVKLSYTSDSGKWFVSGLVLNGWQRIQRVDGNKTLAFGHQLTYKPNEKVTLNSSSFIGNDKPNDSKQMRYFHNLYGQFQLNEKWGVTAGFDIGAEQKTKGSKSYNCWYSPVLIAKYKATDKINIAARGEYYSDENAVIIATGTPNGFQTFGYSVNLDYNIYNNVVWRIEGRNLSSKDEVFSKNGNPSDQNFVAVTALAISF